The DNA segment CCCGCGCGTATCACGACCCTATCCCCTTCCCGCCCCGCTACCCGGCAATCCCCGCGGCCCAGGTCGCGGCCATTGAACTATATGATAACTGGAACGCTCACAGCCCATATGACTAATGTAAATGAAACCGAGCGGGTCTGTTAGAAAGAGATAGCAAATAATATAGGTGTGTCTATCTCTGTCTTTATTGATAATACGccgtatcataataatatcgtatatacttttaatttttaaatacttaccggcaccttaaaattatttagctttgagtcctgttttttttttttatagttcttGGAACTGCATTACCTACTACAAtggttaatttttgtaatgctTACAATTGTACTAGTAGCAGTGATATTCAAagtgatttaatatttcataggttagtattaatgttaattgtgcttgattatttcataattttatttactgtactgtaaatttattatttaataaataaataatcttactttgtatttttatcgtcCAAGATTTCCACTTAATGATAATGAAAGGCTCAAAAAATGGATACATGCTGTCAGACGAACAAATTTCAAACCCAaccaaaattcatttttatgcaGTTTACATTTTACTGAAAAGGATTATAATAGAGTAGTTGTAAGTGggaaattggttttaaaaaaatgtgctgTGCCAACTATCTTTGAATTCCCAGATCATTTAATGCCAAAGGTGAAAGAAAGGCGAGTTTTACAACGATCTGTTTAAATTCAAGTaagaattgttttataatataacaaacatgttttatataattttaatactatataaatcatattttttaaatttataatacttattagtatatttactaaaatttcttttcataatatatattatactgataaattttgtataggATATATTAGAGCCTGTTCAAAGTACTTCAGATGTACAAGTATCAGATGATACAAAACAGATGTTTGTTGATGTTGGTGTTCAGACAAAACTAACTGGACAAGAATTGGACActacaataaataacttacgacgagaaaaaaaaatattgcaacaAAAACTTATAAGAAGAAATAATCGGGTAAGTAATTTGGGAGAAATGTTAcagttattaagaaaaaataatttaattgaagatGCTGttgaagatatttttaaaaaccaatttaattctttattaccattcacattatttcaaaatgaaattataaatattaaaaatcaagcaAACCATAAGTCATATTCTGAGGAAATTCGAGAATTTTGcttaacattacatttttattctcatcgtgcttataattttatacgccAAAGAAGCACACTGCCTGATCCGTCCACAATCCGTAGGTGGTTGTCAACTAGACACTGTAATCCTGGTATTTTAACAGAAGTTTtagattactttaaaaataaactgaaaacTGAAACAATTGCATTTTCACATATAAAAGATGTTGCATTGATTTATGATGCTATGTCTATAAGAGATGGATTTTGGCCAGATCAAAATGGCAAAGTTTATGGGTATTGTGATCTTGGTGGTATTGCTCATACAGATAATGAGGAATTGGCAAAAGAatctttagtatttattattagtagtttaaataagaaatttaagtGCCCTGTTgcatatttctttattaataaaataaatgcaactGTACAGAGTCAGTTAGTACTTGCCGTTATTTCAGCACTTTATGAAGCTGGAATTATAGTTAGAAGTTTAACTAGTGATGGAAcaagtacaaatttaaaaacatatgaaaATTTAGGTTGCTGTTTAGATCCTTTAAATCTGAAATCTTCAATTACTCATCCAGAAATCCCTCTTATTAATATCCATTGTATTGTAGATCCGTGTCATCTTATGAAAATGTGTCGTAACTGTATGGCTGAACTAAGTTTATCGAATTCTGAAGGAACAATTTcttttgattatataaaaaagctcaacgaaatacaacaaaaagaaaatctaaaatttgctAATAAACTAAGTTccttacatatattttataagtctaaaaaaatgaatgttcaATTAGCTGTACAGGTGCTTAGTAGCAGTGTAGCAGATGCATTGCAGTTCTTACAATcttatgataacaattttaaaaatgctacTGCTACCATTCAATTTATTAGGATCTTTGATAGGCTCTTTGATCTTATGAATGCTAGGAATGTTTTTGGCAAAGGGTTTAAATCCCCTATGACTTTAAGAAATCAATATGTTTGGGAAGAAATACTGAAGAATGCTCACAGTTATATTCTGCAATTAAAATGTGaggaaaaaagtattttacagCATCATCGAAAAACTTTTGCAGTAggttttcttattaatattatgagttaCAAAAATTTAGCTCTTGATCTTCTTCATAAAGAGAATGAACCATTTAGTTACTTCCTACCGTATAAAACATCACAAGATCATGTAGAAATTACATTCTCGTGCATTAGGTCTGCTGGTGGTTGGAATAATAATCCTTCCGCCTTACAATTTAGATGGTGCATTCGTAAAATGCTGTTCAGAAATTCTGTATCTTCAAGTAAAAATGCCAACTGTCAAGAGTTAGGAGAGGATACTGACAATTGTCAAATGTCTCGAGGAATTTTTACACTTACTCATGAAAAAGGTACTAGTTTTAATGAAAAGGTGATTGATGATGAAGCAATCGATGAAGTGATTTCttctttttcatatttaaatgacaataCATTCAGTCATTatcaaaagaatattttatattatatagcaggAAATGCAGCAAAAAAGTTTCTTGATAAATTTCCTTGCACATTTTGtgaagatttaattttaaatcaagatatttttcataaagacCATAATTACTCTTTATCGCCAATtactgattatttaaattttacaaattttaaatcacgTGGTAAATTGAAGTTTgtttcaacatttatttttgatataatattatttagtgaaaCATGTTATCAAACTTATTCTGCAAAGATGAAAGaccacaattttaaaaaagagaTTGTATTAAAAGCTCAACGacattttatatctaaaataagaaatttaaagcCTGAACATCCAATTATTGACACCTATTCTTTAGAATCAcatgaaatgaaaattattaaatttatatcttcGTATTATTGTACCTTAAGAGTTTATACACAGTGTAAACAGATGACACAAAATAACCATGGTTCAAAGTCAGCTCTAAGACATAAGTtaacaaaactaattttatttaactatgtttaatgcttttttgtataatataatattatgtaaataattacattaacagttgttttatatttctacttcattaataattaaatatatatatcaatatacaaTCAATAACTTTGAGTGTTCGTTTTTTaactaagatataatataaatatgttactatttattgtataattattttataaagttttattaatttaaattgtttattatattacaggaAAATTACCAGGATTAAGATACaagttatagtttaaaaacttgttggttcaaatgtaaataataatccaatctTTGGACACTCAATTATTACTTCTGACCTAATATCCAGTGAAACAATTTTCACTCAACCAACTCGAAGGTGGCTTCCAAACActggataattattttaaatttttaccttaaacattttttgaattatgtaggtacaaatGACaaacagtggcgtatttactcATTGATGGGATATATTCTCTCAATTATATCCGACCCACCTGTTAAAAGTCGCGAGAGACTTTTCCTCAAAGACGAAATTAACACGCTGTCCAAAACTACTTATCGTGGCGAAAATATGCTCGTAATCGAGTCACATCTCCGTCAAGGATGTCGCGTGCTTTTGAGCAGGCAAAATCTACTAAGGCTTCAAGATATGCAATGGGCAATCGACGAATCGATCGCGCGAAAATCTAATGTGGTACGATCTACAGTAATGGAGCAAACTGACCTAATTGCGTCATATTTAAGTATGAACGTTTATGTGGAAAAATCTGAGTGCGTTGAAGAAATGATTGCTGCCACCCGAaatattcataacaattttcacacaataaatataataccggAGAGTCAATGCAGTTTCATTAACCAGATTAAATTTTTCGCCAACAAACAATTAGCATTGTGTTGGTCGGCGAACGTTCAGGCTAGCGATATAGACAAAACTCTCACTCGGTAGAGTATGTGTATCTCGATTTTGTATGGCGATCCGTATCTCGTCACCGTTGTTCAATGCCGATGACGAAAACGGTAAAAAAGAATGCATAAACATTTCGCGTATCGGGGACTCGCTAATATACGGCCCACCAACGTCCAAAAACGATTTATccatagtgtatataatataaaattgatatttacttGCTGGCGATAAAGCgtaaaaattcacaattttcttttgtcaacttttttttttccagtatTAATATTGGCTTTTCTACGAACGACACCACCGGTGCGATGTGATGCTTGTCTGTTGACCGCCGTGGCTTTAATGCGGTTATTACCACAAACGTACGCATATTTATCGCCGTTAAATTTCAGACCCATTTTTTATGAGAAGTCTAACGTTCACAGTTTCACCGCGAAAATCAATTAACTTCCGTTTTGATCGGTTAACGAAACACGTACGAAATCAATTGTATTTGTCTTCAGTTTATATAGCACACAATATTTCGGtatttcaactattttataaccGGGTGGCACGGCGGGATAAAACTCGTGTATCGTATGTGATTGTTGCCCGTTGTCGAATGAGCCTAAAGCTAAATTACATTCGACTTTTATCGTGTTGACATTCATAATTTTCACTACTCGATCGGATTCATGTCTGCGATTGCGCACCAAAGTACGTTTGTCGAAGCCCAATAACGGTGCGATGCTATCTTTAACGTTCAGATCGATATCGCAATTACAACGCAACGTACATTTTATAGTACTATTATCAGCCgataaactgaaaaaaagtACTCCGATGTCCTTCAAAAGTTCGCGTATATTAGCTTCCaaagaaattatttcataacatCCGCTTGGTATTTTAATCTTGGTCGTTTCCTCCCGCTcgctgtgtataatatgtaaagtgTCGCAACCGGCACTGACGTTTGGTATTGAATTATATGTCTGTATACTTAGAAGCCCGATTTCCGATTTATTCCCTACTTCTATAGGCGGAAAAAAATAGCATTCCAATTCGGCACTGCTTCCGCTTAGCGATAGTTTTTGCGATGACATTGAAATGTcgtcaattatatatatatattataattatttttgttttgtagttaaaaatttcagACACAAATGTCCGCagttaaatgtattgtatgcTTGCTCGCGCTCGTAATTATATACGATATCGAatcctttaaaatatttttcaagctGTAGAGGCGGCCGTATGTTCCCGAAACTGTCGTAGTAATGAACTAGTTTTCCGATTTTTCTATAACACACCCAATGAGTACCgttgtttttttcaaagtcCAGGTTAACGACGGCGGTCTCCTTGTATTTAGGAGCAGCGGGCAACCTGTCTATGCTATATACGCCTCTGAAATGTGGTATTTTCTTGTATTTTGCGTATCTAACAATTTCGAAATCAAAAAGAGCACGATTGGGCAGAGTTAGTTTTTTGTCTTTGATGATGATGATTTTCTCGCCGCCTTCATCTtcctagatttttttttttttattattcatcgatatttttctctttttcaTAGACGTGCCCGTCTTTTTCCTAGACGCCATTTTCGATTTACCACCTGCAGCGCGTTTACGTGAACCACGACCATTAGATTTCTTTACAATGGCATACGAGCCAGCACCTTTATGCGGTgccaaatacattaatttacctAAATGTATAGGCGATTGGCCGCCAGATCTAATACCGTGTATTGTTCTCACGATGTTGGCTACTCCCCCACTCAGCGTACCCAAAGCCGAAAGACCAGCCAATATCGGAATTAGCGAGAGAGAACCTCCTGTTTTAGGAACTCTGATCACACGGGgcggtttatttttattattattatttgatcgcCCGCGCGTTTTTTCACATGCTTTCGCGCCACGCATACAgctgatttaattaatttacccaTATTCTCTGTTCTCGATCCCGCTTTCACCGATTTTTTTAGCGCTTTTTTACACGCTTTGACAATATTGACAAAACCACAACCAGCGCCGATTTTGCGTTTAGCCTTCATAGCCGTCGTTACAAGCCACGCGGcggttttttctttaaaattagcGTCTTTCGCAAGAACTCTGCTCCAAGCACGCTCTTCCAATACACCGTCGGCCGCGTTTCGTTCcgataaagaattatttttatcgtaagCTATATCGTGGTCTCTGCACGCTGCATCTAAACCGTTTATTCCGGACTGTCCGAGAGCaagtcttttttttaaatcggttCCCGGCTCACAGTACTGATAACCGGGTAGATGTAATTCGAACGGTACACTATTTATTACGGTGTTTAATAGCCCTGCACCGCTATTGGTCTTGACCTTTGCACGTGACAACATTATATGAGCGTGACACTCGATCGTCACGTGTATTTATACAATGCGATTTGCGAAGCAGGAAATAAAACTCAAAGTCGATAATATCGACCCGTTGTCGTTGTGCGATGGTAACGCCGCCACCCGTCCACCGAGACCCGGGCGCCGGGCCGCTGTTTCCGAACACGATAAGCGCGTTAATCGTCGGTCCGTCTGGGTGTGGAAAAACAAATCTTGTTTTCACACTATTGGTTCACGAGAAcggtattaaatttgaaaatgtatatatttattcgaaAACACTTGAACAGCCTAAATACGTTATGCTCGAGAAGATTTTAAGCGCTGTTCCCGacgttaagttatttaaattccaCGACAACGATACGGTGATATCGCCTGAAAAAGCTCTGCCTAACTCGGttattgtatttgattatGTCATTACTcagaatcataatataatacgatcatTCTTCGCGTTCTCTAGGCACCGTCAGATAGACGTGTGTTATTTAGCAAAATCCTATTCACGTGTACCTAAACAGTTGATTCGCGACAACGCTAATTTTATAGTGTTATTCAAACAAGAcgaaatgaatttaaaacacgTATACGACGAGTATTGTTCTGGTGATATAAAATACTCAGAGTTTAAAGATTTTTGCATGACGTGTTGGCGGGGTGGGCGATTTGAATTTGTCGTTATCAGTAGTGAAAACGAGTGTGATAATGGCCGCTATAGGCACGGATTTGACacgtatgttattatataataagaagaTACGTTGAAATTACGTAAATTTACTCGAGATCATGGATAAGATAAACAACTCCTCGTCGCCCGCGTTATTGGAGGATATTATTCGAGCAAGggcaaatataaaacaaaaatataatgcattgAAAACGGGACGATTTGAAACTGAGtcgttaataaataacactttTAGCTCTATTATTGCACCACTCGGTAGAATACAAGCAAACACCGAACGGATACCCTCCTCCCCGTCGCCATCGCAATCGCAACCAGATGTGCATTCTATTGATGATCGAACCATATCGTCACCAGCGCCACCACCGCCCGCACCATCATcatcgccgtcgtcgtcgacaACATACCGTGATTTGAATGAAAGGTTTGGACCTTGGAAAAAGAATGACTTAGACAAAATATACGgtcctaaaatattatctaacggtatatttatattgggaaataaaaaaatacaatttttcgatAATGCACTGCATATAGAAGGAGACACTACATACCCGCTGTCACCGGggttaattgatttaatatttgttaaatccCCTACATCGAGAAAATACACGCAAACAgatttaaatacgtataaatcgattttaaCACAAACTGCGGCACATAAAACGATAGACAGATCACGTATTCGTAGCTCTACGggttcaaa comes from the Aphis gossypii isolate Hap1 unplaced genomic scaffold, ASM2018417v2 Contig00671, whole genome shotgun sequence genome and includes:
- the LOC126554983 gene encoding uncharacterized protein LOC126554983, with the translated sequence MLSRAKVKTNSGAGLLNTVINSVPFELHLPGYQYCEPGTDLKKRLALGQSGINGLDAACRDHDIAYDKNNSLSERNAADGVLEERAWSRVLAKDANFKEKTAAWLVTTAMKAKRKIGAGCGFVNIVKACKKALKKSVKAGSRTENMGKLIKSAVCVARKHVKKRAGDQIIIIKINRPV
- the LOC126554978 gene encoding THAP domain-containing protein 2-like, producing MVNFCNAYNCTSSSDIQSDLIFHRFPLNDNERLKKWIHAVRRTNFKPNQNSFLCSLHFTEKDYNRVVVSGKLVLKKCAVPTIFEFPDHLMPKVKERRVLQRSDILEPVQSTSDVQVSDDTKQMFVDVGVQTKLTGQELDTTINNLRREKKILQQKLIRRNNRVSNLGEMLQLLRKNNLIEDAVEDIFKNQFNSLLPFTLFQNEIINIKNQANHKSYSEEIREFCLTLHFYSHRAYNFIRQRSTLPDPSTIRRWLSTRHCNPGILTEVLDYFKNKLKTETIAFSHIKDVALIYDAMSIRDGFWPDQNGKVYGYCDLGGIAHTDNEELAKESLVFIISSLNKKFKCPVAYFFINKINATVQSQLVLAVISALYEAGIIVAV